One window from the genome of Thermaerobacter marianensis DSM 12885 encodes:
- a CDS encoding acyl-CoA carboxylase subunit beta, with product MSGGTAELDRQLLERLATVRRGGPERYHEKNRQQGKLFARERLERLLDPGSFVEDGTLANVLAGDLPADGVITGLGRIGGRTVAVMANDSTVKAGSWGARTVEKILRIQEQALRQRVPMLYLVDSAGARITDQVEMFPGRRGAGRIFYNQVRMSGVVPQVCLLFGPSAAGGAYIPAFCDVVIMVEGNASMYLGSPRMAEMVIGEKVTLEEMGGARMHCTVSGCGDVLVSTEEEAIAAARTYLSYFPSHWEERPPRGQPRPPAPGPDVDQIVPANANVPFDMYRLIQRLVDEDSFFEIKRLFAPEIITGLARIEGRVVGVVANQPRVRGGVLFVDSADKAARFVWLCNAFNIPLLFLADVPGFMIGSAVERQGIIRHGAKMIAAVAEAEVPKISVIVRKAYGAGLYAMAGPAFGPDACLALPTAQIAVMGPEAAVNAVYYHHIARLEGEERQRFVEEKRQEYAQDIDIYRMASDLVVDEVVPGHRLRDELARRFALYENRRRQWPARHSPVHPV from the coding sequence ATGAGCGGCGGCACCGCGGAGCTGGACCGGCAGCTCCTGGAGCGCCTGGCCACGGTGCGGCGGGGCGGCCCGGAGCGCTACCACGAGAAGAACCGTCAGCAGGGCAAGCTCTTCGCCCGGGAGCGGCTGGAGCGGCTGCTGGATCCGGGCAGCTTCGTGGAGGACGGCACCCTGGCCAACGTGCTGGCGGGCGACCTGCCCGCCGACGGCGTGATCACGGGCCTGGGGCGCATCGGCGGCCGGACGGTGGCGGTGATGGCCAACGACTCCACGGTCAAGGCGGGTTCCTGGGGCGCCCGCACCGTGGAGAAGATCCTCCGCATCCAGGAACAGGCCCTGCGCCAGCGGGTGCCGATGCTGTACCTGGTGGACAGCGCCGGGGCGCGGATCACCGACCAGGTGGAGATGTTCCCCGGCCGGCGGGGCGCGGGGCGGATCTTCTACAACCAGGTCCGCATGTCGGGCGTGGTGCCCCAGGTATGCCTGCTTTTCGGTCCGTCGGCGGCCGGCGGGGCCTACATCCCCGCCTTCTGCGACGTGGTCATCATGGTCGAGGGCAACGCCAGCATGTACCTGGGCTCGCCGCGGATGGCGGAGATGGTCATCGGCGAGAAGGTCACGCTGGAGGAGATGGGCGGCGCCCGCATGCACTGCACGGTCTCCGGTTGTGGCGACGTGCTGGTCTCCACCGAGGAGGAGGCCATCGCCGCCGCCCGCACCTACCTCTCCTACTTCCCCAGCCACTGGGAGGAGCGCCCGCCCCGGGGCCAGCCGCGCCCGCCGGCGCCGGGGCCGGACGTGGACCAGATCGTCCCGGCCAACGCCAACGTCCCCTTCGACATGTACCGCCTGATCCAGCGGCTGGTGGACGAGGACTCCTTCTTCGAGATCAAGCGCCTCTTCGCGCCGGAGATCATCACCGGCCTGGCGCGGATCGAGGGCCGGGTCGTCGGTGTGGTGGCCAACCAGCCGCGGGTGCGGGGCGGGGTGCTTTTCGTCGACTCGGCGGACAAGGCGGCGCGGTTCGTCTGGCTCTGCAACGCCTTCAACATCCCCCTGCTGTTCCTGGCCGACGTGCCGGGCTTCATGATCGGGTCGGCGGTGGAGCGCCAGGGCATCATCCGCCACGGTGCCAAGATGATCGCCGCCGTCGCCGAGGCCGAGGTGCCGAAGATCTCCGTCATCGTGCGCAAGGCGTACGGCGCCGGCCTTTACGCCATGGCGGGTCCGGCCTTCGGCCCCGACGCTTGCCTGGCCCTGCCCACGGCCCAGATCGCCGTCATGGGGCCCGAGGCGGCGGTCAACGCCGTCTACTATCACCACATCGCCCGGCTGGAGGGCGAGGAGCGGCAGCGCTTCGTCGAGGAGAAGCGCCAGGAGTACGCGCAGGACATCGACATCTACCGCATGGCGTCCGACCTGGTGGTCGACGAGGTGGTCCCGGGCCATCGCCTGCGGGACGAACTGGCCCGCCGCTTCGCGCTGTACGAGAACCGCCGGCGCCAGTGGCCGGCGCGGCACAGCCCGGTTCACCCGGTCTGA
- a CDS encoding acetyl-CoA carboxylase biotin carboxyl carrier protein subunit, which translates to MEIQAEMAGIVQAVLVSEGQAVEAGQDVVVLESMKMQIPVASPAGGTVRAVRVKPGDFVNQGDVLLELDT; encoded by the coding sequence GTGGAGATTCAGGCGGAGATGGCCGGCATCGTCCAGGCGGTCCTGGTGTCCGAGGGCCAGGCGGTGGAGGCCGGGCAGGACGTGGTGGTCCTCGAGTCCATGAAGATGCAGATCCCCGTGGCCAGCCCGGCGGGCGGGACGGTGCGCGCGGTCCGGGTCAAGCCGGGCGACTTCGTCAACCAGGGGGACGTGCTGCTGGAACTGGATACCTGA
- the rpsD gene encoding 30S ribosomal protein S4, translating to MARYTGPKHAMCRRVGRPLCGSPKCPALKRPYPPGQHGPGRRQKLSEYGRRLLEKQKLRFMYGVLERQFRRYFERAQRSKGNTGERLLQLLETRLDNLVYRMGFAPSIWAARQLVVHGHIQVNGRKVDRPSYQVRPGDVIAVREKSRRIPLIQESLANAQRAPDYLSVEPERFQGTLLRVPSRDEIPIDIEESLIVEFYSR from the coding sequence ATGGCACGCTACACGGGCCCGAAGCACGCCATGTGCCGGCGTGTGGGCCGGCCGCTCTGTGGGTCGCCCAAGTGCCCCGCCCTGAAGCGGCCTTACCCGCCCGGACAGCACGGGCCGGGCCGGCGGCAGAAGCTGAGCGAGTACGGCCGCCGCTTGCTGGAGAAGCAAAAGCTTCGCTTCATGTACGGCGTGCTGGAGCGCCAGTTCCGGCGCTACTTCGAGCGCGCCCAGCGGTCCAAGGGGAACACCGGCGAGCGGCTCCTGCAGCTGCTGGAGACGCGCCTGGACAACCTGGTGTACCGCATGGGCTTCGCACCTTCCATCTGGGCCGCGCGTCAGCTGGTGGTCCACGGCCACATCCAGGTCAACGGGCGCAAGGTGGACCGCCCGTCCTACCAGGTGCGGCCGGGCGACGTCATCGCCGTGCGCGAGAAGAGCCGGCGCATCCCGCTGATCCAGGAGAGCCTGGCGAACGCGCAGCGGGCGCCGGACTACCTCAGCGTGGAACCCGAGCGGTTCCAGGGCACGCTGCTGCGGGTGCCCAGCCGCGACGAGATCCCCATCGACATCGAAGAGTCGCTGATCGTCGAGTTCTACTCGCGATAA
- a CDS encoding PLP-dependent aspartate aminotransferase family protein, with protein MTDRRDPFREYQFETLAVHAGQAPDPATGSRAVPLYQTTSFVFQDTDHAAQLFNLDEPGNIYTRISNPTTEVFEKRMAYLEGGVAAVATASGQAATTLAITNITRAGEEVVASSSLYGGTYQLFANTFKDLGITVRFVDPSDPENFRRAINERTRCIYAEIIGNPRLDVLDVEAVARIAHEHGIPLIVDNTFATPYLCRPFEWGADIVVHSATKWIGGHGTSIGGVVVDSGRFDWGNGKFPRLVEPDPGYHGISYWNDFGTLAYVTKLRVHMMRDVGASLSPFNAWLFIQGLETLHVRMDRHCENALALALWLKDHPAVEWVAYPGLPDHPTHHLAKKYLRPGRFGSMIVFGVKGGLEAGRKLIDSLALWSHLANVGDTKSLIIHPASTTHQQLTPEQRRAAGVPDDLVRLSVGLEGLADLQADLDRGLRRAAGLPPAEGDAADPVAAARLNDEAVIRDVAGRSTVDEPGGPRPRVVAVVGLSSDPGRPSYRVARKLQRMGYKVVPVNPRATEILGETAYPDLASVPGPVDVVVVFRAPQHAPAVAREAVARGARVFWLQEGVVSPEAARIAAEGGLAVVMNRCIYKEAQRWRGHVATFRGA; from the coding sequence TTGACCGACCGCCGCGACCCCTTCCGCGAGTACCAGTTCGAGACCCTGGCGGTGCACGCGGGCCAGGCGCCCGATCCCGCCACGGGCTCGCGGGCGGTGCCGCTGTATCAGACCACGTCCTTCGTGTTCCAGGACACCGACCACGCCGCCCAGCTCTTCAACCTGGACGAGCCCGGCAACATCTACACGCGCATCAGCAACCCGACCACCGAGGTCTTCGAGAAGCGCATGGCCTACCTGGAGGGCGGCGTGGCGGCGGTGGCCACCGCCAGCGGCCAGGCGGCGACCACCCTGGCCATCACCAACATCACCCGGGCCGGCGAGGAGGTGGTGGCCTCGTCCAGCCTCTACGGCGGCACCTACCAGCTCTTCGCCAACACCTTCAAGGACCTGGGCATCACGGTGCGGTTCGTCGACCCGTCGGATCCCGAGAACTTCCGGCGGGCGATCAACGAGCGCACGCGCTGCATCTACGCCGAGATCATCGGCAACCCCAGGCTGGACGTGCTGGACGTGGAGGCGGTGGCCCGCATCGCCCACGAGCACGGGATCCCGCTGATCGTCGACAACACCTTCGCCACGCCCTACCTCTGCCGGCCCTTCGAGTGGGGTGCCGACATCGTGGTCCACTCGGCGACCAAGTGGATCGGCGGTCACGGCACCTCCATCGGCGGCGTGGTGGTCGACTCCGGGCGGTTCGACTGGGGCAACGGCAAGTTCCCCCGCCTGGTGGAACCGGATCCGGGCTACCACGGCATCTCCTACTGGAACGACTTCGGCACCCTGGCCTACGTCACCAAGCTGCGGGTGCACATGATGCGCGACGTGGGCGCCAGCCTGAGCCCCTTCAACGCGTGGCTCTTCATCCAGGGGCTCGAGACGCTCCACGTGCGGATGGACCGGCACTGCGAGAACGCGCTGGCCCTGGCGCTGTGGCTCAAGGATCACCCCGCCGTGGAGTGGGTGGCCTACCCCGGCCTGCCCGACCACCCGACCCACCACCTGGCGAAGAAGTACCTGCGGCCGGGCCGCTTCGGCTCGATGATCGTGTTCGGGGTCAAGGGCGGGCTGGAGGCCGGGCGCAAGCTCATCGACAGCCTGGCCCTCTGGTCCCACCTGGCCAACGTGGGGGACACCAAGTCGCTGATCATCCACCCGGCTTCCACCACCCACCAGCAATTGACGCCGGAGCAGCGCCGGGCCGCCGGCGTGCCCGACGACCTGGTGCGCCTCTCGGTGGGGCTGGAGGGCCTGGCGGACCTGCAGGCCGACCTGGACCGTGGGCTGCGGCGGGCCGCCGGGTTGCCGCCGGCGGAGGGCGATGCGGCGGATCCCGTGGCGGCGGCGCGCCTCAACGACGAGGCCGTGATCCGCGATGTGGCGGGCCGCTCGACGGTGGACGAACCCGGCGGCCCGCGGCCGCGGGTGGTGGCCGTGGTCGGCCTCTCGTCGGATCCCGGGCGGCCCAGCTACCGGGTGGCGCGCAAGCTGCAGCGGATGGGCTACAAGGTGGTGCCCGTCAACCCGCGCGCCACGGAGATCCTGGGGGAGACGGCGTACCCCGACCTGGCCTCGGTGCCGGGACCGGTCGACGTGGTGGTGGTGTTCCGCGCGCCCCAGCACGCACCGGCGGTGGCGCGGGAAGCCGTAGCGCGGGGCGCACGGGTCTTCTGGCTGCAGGAAGGCGTGGTCAGCCCCGAGGCGGCGCGCATCGCGGCCGAGGGCGGCCTGGCCGTGGTGATGAACCGGTGCATCTACAAGGAAGCCCAGCGCTGGCGCGGCCACGTGGCCACCTTCCGCGGCGCCTGA
- the folE gene encoding GTP cyclohydrolase I FolE — protein sequence MPRRAEEFDLERIQRAVLDILEAVGEDPTREGLVDTPRRVAEAYQELFSGLGRDPADELSVFFSTDHDEVVLVKDIPFYSICEHHLLPFHGRAHVAYLPRNGRITGLSKLARAVEVASRRPQLQERLTVQIADAIEQRLNPRGVVVVIEAEHLCMTMRGIQKPGSYAVTSAVRGLFRENVASRHEVFALIRSDLRP from the coding sequence ATGCCGCGACGCGCCGAAGAGTTCGACCTGGAAAGGATCCAGCGAGCGGTTCTCGACATCCTGGAGGCCGTGGGGGAAGACCCGACCCGTGAAGGGCTGGTGGACACGCCCCGCCGCGTGGCGGAGGCGTACCAGGAGCTCTTCAGCGGCCTCGGCCGCGACCCCGCCGACGAGCTCAGCGTGTTCTTCTCGACGGACCACGACGAGGTGGTCCTGGTCAAGGACATCCCGTTCTATTCCATCTGCGAGCACCACCTGCTGCCCTTCCACGGCCGCGCCCACGTGGCCTACCTGCCGCGCAACGGCCGCATCACCGGCCTGAGCAAGCTGGCCCGGGCGGTGGAGGTCGCCTCGCGCCGGCCCCAGCTGCAAGAGCGGCTCACCGTCCAGATCGCCGACGCCATCGAACAGCGCCTCAACCCGCGGGGCGTGGTGGTGGTCATCGAGGCGGAGCACCTCTGCATGACGATGCGGGGCATCCAGAAGCCCGGCTCCTACGCCGTCACCTCGGCGGTCCGCGGCCTCTTCCGGGAGAACGTGGCCAGCCGCCACGAGGTCTTCGCCCTGATCCGCAGCGACCTGCGGCCCTGA
- a CDS encoding CopD family protein — MAPKAWWVWVHDLGAVLWLGSVFYQLLVVAPVLAGQPPLLRRRLWLQLVGRFHAFAVAAATAVVASGIVRVLALPWPVDRLPGTLYGRLLLAKMAGAAGMLITGGAIAYGVTAMLRDPGGMERFPAAARWLVALLVLEAALGALVLWCVARIHGG, encoded by the coding sequence GTGGCGCCGAAGGCGTGGTGGGTCTGGGTCCACGACCTGGGTGCCGTCCTCTGGCTCGGCAGCGTCTTCTACCAGCTGCTGGTGGTGGCGCCCGTCCTGGCGGGCCAGCCGCCCTTGCTCCGGCGGCGCCTCTGGCTGCAGCTGGTGGGCCGGTTCCATGCCTTCGCCGTAGCGGCCGCCACCGCCGTGGTGGCCAGCGGCATCGTCCGGGTGCTGGCGCTGCCCTGGCCCGTCGACCGCCTGCCCGGCACCCTTTACGGGCGCCTGCTGCTGGCCAAGATGGCGGGCGCCGCCGGCATGCTGATCACCGGCGGTGCCATCGCCTACGGCGTGACGGCGATGCTGCGGGACCCCGGCGGCATGGAGCGATTCCCGGCCGCCGCCCGGTGGCTGGTGGCGCTGCTGGTGCTGGAGGCGGCCCTGGGCGCCCTGGTCCTCTGGTGCGTGGCGCGGATCCACGGCGGATGA
- a CDS encoding thioredoxin family protein, whose product MATATATPTRPQEVPRDRFEQEVLKHQGQVLVELWRPGKNTEFFTRALAEQAQRHPDVKLVRINVDEYRDLIDEYHRRRAINETYDLGHVPGVALFRNGKLITTMKPLMVNSDPDLIAYNVRRQLDVFLAKFVEDVKTSVPTDESDAPGGAGEAAAGDKDKDAKIKAALEKAAKLKAERAKQKAAAGEGGAAAAAGAAGAGAGGAAAKPKAATGAADKDARVQAALEKAARLKAERAKQQAAAAAGEAAPQGPAAQGQAEGQAEGPAGQGEATRAEAPAPAATATPDSMARDDAAPADRTAGDATGATGEAGQAAQPKQS is encoded by the coding sequence ATGGCAACAGCGACGGCAACCCCCACCCGGCCCCAGGAGGTTCCCCGCGACCGCTTCGAGCAAGAGGTGCTGAAGCACCAGGGCCAGGTGCTGGTGGAACTGTGGCGGCCTGGGAAGAATACGGAGTTCTTCACCCGGGCCCTGGCGGAACAGGCTCAGCGGCATCCCGACGTCAAGCTGGTCCGCATCAACGTGGACGAGTACCGCGACCTGATCGACGAGTACCACCGGCGCCGGGCCATCAACGAGACCTACGACCTGGGCCACGTGCCGGGCGTTGCCCTGTTCCGCAACGGCAAGCTCATCACCACGATGAAGCCGCTGATGGTCAACTCCGATCCCGACCTCATCGCGTACAACGTCCGCCGGCAGCTGGACGTGTTCCTGGCCAAGTTCGTCGAGGACGTCAAGACCTCGGTGCCGACCGACGAGTCCGACGCGCCGGGCGGCGCCGGCGAGGCGGCCGCCGGCGACAAGGACAAGGACGCCAAGATCAAGGCGGCCCTCGAGAAGGCGGCCAAGCTCAAGGCGGAGCGGGCCAAGCAGAAGGCCGCCGCCGGTGAGGGCGGTGCCGCCGCGGCGGCCGGGGCGGCAGGCGCGGGCGCCGGCGGAGCGGCGGCCAAGCCCAAGGCGGCCACCGGGGCGGCGGACAAGGACGCCCGCGTGCAGGCCGCGCTGGAGAAGGCGGCGCGGCTCAAGGCCGAACGGGCGAAGCAGCAAGCGGCCGCAGCGGCCGGCGAGGCCGCGCCCCAGGGTCCGGCCGCCCAGGGCCAGGCTGAGGGCCAGGCGGAGGGCCCGGCGGGCCAGGGCGAGGCCACGCGGGCGGAAGCGCCCGCCCCGGCCGCTACGGCGACCCCGGACAGCATGGCACGGGACGACGCGGCACCGGCGGACCGGACGGCCGGCGACGCGACCGGTGCGACCGGCGAGGCCGGCCAGGCAGCCCAGCCCAAGCAGTCCTGA
- the aceB gene encoding malate synthase A — protein MATLDGIEVRGPLRERYEQVLTPEALAFVARLQREFNPVRKQLLERRAERQQELAAGARPDFLASTRAIREGDWRVAPVPADLQDRRVEITGPVDRKMMINALNSGARVFMADFEDANTPTWDNCIQGQINLIDAVEGTIEYTSPDGRVYRLGEKVATLVVRPRGWHLVEKHVLVDGEPVSASLFDFGLYFFHNARRLLEKGSGPYFYLPKMESHLEARLWNDVFNLAQDALGIPRGTIKATVLIETILAAFEMDEILYELRDHAAGLNAGRWDYIFSVVKKFRHDPAFLLPDRAQVTMTVPFMRAYTELLVKTCHRRGAHAIGGMAAFIPSRKDPQVNEVALAKVREDKIREANDGFDGTWVAHPDLVPVATEVFDGVLGARPNQVERQRDDVHVTARDLLDVRVPGGRITEAGLRNNVSVGIQYLASWLRGNGAAAIFNLMEDAATAEIARAQVWQWTYHGASLDGGPAVTAELVRKVADEEMEAIRQAVGDAFFRSGRFDEARELFELVALSRDFVEFLTLPAYERID, from the coding sequence ATGGCGACCCTGGACGGCATCGAGGTGCGAGGTCCGCTGCGGGAGCGGTACGAACAAGTCCTGACGCCGGAGGCGCTGGCCTTCGTCGCCCGCTTGCAGCGGGAGTTCAACCCGGTGCGCAAGCAGCTGCTGGAGCGGCGGGCCGAGCGGCAGCAGGAGTTGGCTGCGGGGGCTCGTCCCGACTTCCTGGCCTCGACCCGGGCCATCCGGGAGGGGGACTGGCGGGTGGCTCCGGTACCGGCCGACCTGCAGGACCGGCGGGTGGAGATCACCGGCCCCGTCGACCGCAAGATGATGATCAACGCCCTCAACTCCGGAGCCCGGGTGTTCATGGCGGACTTCGAGGACGCCAACACCCCCACCTGGGACAACTGCATCCAGGGCCAGATCAACCTGATCGACGCGGTGGAGGGCACCATCGAATACACCAGCCCCGACGGCCGGGTCTACCGGCTGGGGGAGAAGGTGGCCACCCTGGTGGTGCGGCCCCGGGGCTGGCACCTGGTGGAGAAGCACGTCCTGGTCGACGGTGAGCCGGTTTCGGCAAGCCTCTTCGACTTCGGCCTCTACTTCTTCCACAACGCCCGCCGGCTCCTGGAGAAGGGCTCCGGGCCCTACTTCTACCTGCCCAAGATGGAGAGTCACCTGGAGGCGCGGCTGTGGAACGACGTGTTCAACCTGGCCCAGGATGCGCTGGGCATCCCGCGCGGCACCATCAAGGCGACGGTGCTGATCGAGACGATCCTGGCCGCCTTCGAGATGGACGAGATCCTGTACGAGCTGCGGGACCACGCCGCGGGGCTTAACGCGGGGCGGTGGGACTACATCTTCAGCGTGGTCAAGAAGTTCCGCCACGACCCGGCCTTCCTGCTGCCCGACCGCGCCCAGGTGACCATGACCGTGCCCTTCATGCGGGCCTACACGGAGCTGCTGGTCAAGACCTGCCACCGGCGCGGGGCCCACGCCATCGGCGGCATGGCCGCGTTCATCCCCAGCCGCAAGGATCCCCAGGTCAACGAGGTGGCCCTGGCCAAGGTGCGGGAAGACAAGATCCGCGAGGCCAACGACGGCTTCGACGGCACCTGGGTGGCCCACCCCGACCTGGTGCCCGTGGCCACGGAGGTCTTCGACGGGGTGCTGGGCGCGCGGCCCAACCAGGTGGAGCGGCAGCGGGACGACGTCCACGTGACCGCCCGGGACCTTCTGGACGTGCGGGTGCCGGGCGGGCGCATCACCGAGGCGGGCCTGCGCAACAACGTCAGCGTGGGCATCCAGTACCTGGCGTCGTGGCTGCGGGGCAACGGGGCGGCGGCCATCTTCAACTTGATGGAGGATGCCGCCACCGCCGAGATCGCCCGGGCCCAGGTCTGGCAGTGGACCTATCACGGCGCCAGCCTGGACGGCGGCCCGGCGGTCACGGCCGAGCTGGTCCGAAAGGTGGCGGACGAGGAGATGGAGGCCATCCGCCAGGCCGTGGGCGACGCCTTCTTCCGCAGCGGCCGGTTCGACGAGGCGCGGGAGCTCTTCGAGCTGGTGGCGCTGAGCCGCGACTTCGTGGAATTCCTGACCCTGCCGGCCTACGAGCGCATCGACTGA
- a CDS encoding Nramp family divalent metal transporter produces MTKAVRTVPMGLGPAMEVGELPAPPPFTFRNFMQMVGVSAILISISIGSGEWLLGPRSVIQYGPALLWIATVATVLQTVFNLECQRYTLATGESVIPGLMRLWPGRWFWGPVWALICILSVSPGWAASSATALAALHLGRLPGDADRGLVLVYGILAMLLVMLVVAFGTRVERTLTRVSTIAVVFIFASLVILDLWLVPWEWWGRVAAGFFQFGYLPSGEGGSVNWTLIGGFAAYAATGGVLNMAASNWMRDRGWGMGSQVGYIPALIGGRKVEVSTTGKIFDLTAESLARFRQWLRYCRWEQWTLYFGGCLLGMYLCVLLAVGLIAPGTPLPGNYDIAAIQAHAVSQFIGGLGWVWVLLIGFWVLWGTQINATDAVVRHLTDLLWSAGLGRWTRDDIRVVYYIILAVVTVWLAFLFAYNPLTLVLLVANMAGVAFVVGGLTLLWLNTRILPPELRPGWLSRVGLVAISAFYAFFVYQTAVQVLRQLQGV; encoded by the coding sequence GTGACGAAAGCCGTGCGCACGGTGCCCATGGGGCTCGGCCCGGCCATGGAGGTCGGCGAGCTCCCGGCACCGCCACCCTTTACGTTCCGCAATTTCATGCAGATGGTCGGCGTCAGTGCCATCCTGATCAGCATCTCCATCGGCAGCGGCGAGTGGCTGCTGGGCCCGCGGTCGGTGATCCAGTACGGCCCCGCCCTGCTCTGGATCGCCACCGTGGCCACGGTGCTGCAGACGGTGTTCAACCTGGAGTGCCAGCGGTACACGCTGGCCACGGGCGAGTCGGTCATCCCCGGTCTCATGCGGCTGTGGCCCGGCCGGTGGTTCTGGGGGCCGGTGTGGGCGCTGATCTGCATCCTCTCCGTCTCCCCCGGCTGGGCGGCCTCGTCGGCCACCGCCCTGGCGGCCCTGCACCTGGGGCGCCTGCCCGGCGACGCCGACCGCGGGCTGGTCCTGGTCTACGGCATCCTGGCGATGCTGCTGGTCATGCTGGTGGTGGCCTTCGGGACCCGGGTCGAGCGCACCCTGACGCGGGTCTCGACCATCGCGGTGGTCTTCATCTTCGCGAGCCTGGTCATCCTCGACCTCTGGCTGGTCCCCTGGGAGTGGTGGGGCCGGGTCGCGGCCGGGTTCTTCCAATTCGGCTACCTGCCGTCGGGTGAGGGCGGCAGCGTCAACTGGACCCTGATCGGCGGGTTCGCCGCCTACGCCGCCACCGGGGGCGTGCTCAACATGGCGGCCTCCAACTGGATGCGCGACCGCGGCTGGGGCATGGGCAGCCAGGTGGGGTACATCCCGGCCCTGATCGGCGGCCGCAAGGTGGAGGTCTCCACCACCGGCAAGATCTTCGACCTGACGGCCGAGAGTCTGGCGCGGTTCCGCCAGTGGCTGCGGTACTGCCGCTGGGAGCAGTGGACCCTGTACTTCGGCGGCTGCCTGCTGGGCATGTACCTCTGCGTGCTGCTGGCCGTGGGGCTGATCGCCCCGGGCACGCCGCTTCCGGGGAACTACGACATCGCGGCCATCCAGGCCCACGCGGTCTCCCAGTTCATCGGCGGGCTCGGCTGGGTCTGGGTGCTGCTCATCGGATTCTGGGTGCTCTGGGGGACCCAGATCAACGCCACCGACGCCGTCGTCCGGCACCTGACGGACCTGCTGTGGTCGGCGGGCCTGGGGCGGTGGACGCGGGACGACATCCGGGTCGTCTACTACATCATCCTGGCCGTCGTCACCGTCTGGCTGGCCTTCCTCTTCGCGTACAACCCCCTCACCCTGGTCCTGCTGGTGGCCAACATGGCGGGCGTGGCCTTCGTGGTGGGCGGCCTGACGCTGCTGTGGCTCAACACCCGCATCCTGCCTCCGGAGCTGCGCCCGGGCTGGCTGTCGCGGGTGGGCCTGGTGGCGATCTCTGCCTTCTACGCGTTCTTCGTGTACCAGACGGCGGTGCAGGTGCTGCGGCAGCTGCAGGGTGTGTGA